A genomic region of Limnohabitans curvus contains the following coding sequences:
- the secF gene encoding protein translocase subunit SecF: MEFFKIRKDIPFMKHAVAFNAISFITFLAAVFFLFSRGLHLSVEFTGGTLMEVSYSQPADLNAVRDQIAKLGFSDVQVQNFGTARDVMIRMPAVKGQSSAQQSEQVLNALKATDANVQLRRTEFVGPQVGDELAVDGLKALAFVIVGIMIYLAMRFEWKFAVAAIIANLHDVVIILGFFAFFQWEFSLPVLAAVLAVLGYSVNESVVIFDRIRENFRRYRKMDTVEIIDNAITSTISRTIITHGCTQLMVLSMLLFGGATLHYFALALTIGICFGIYSSVFVAAAIAMWLGIRREDLIKHTTKVAGDPDDENSGAVV, encoded by the coding sequence ATGGAATTTTTCAAAATCCGTAAAGACATCCCGTTCATGAAGCACGCGGTGGCGTTCAACGCCATCTCGTTCATCACGTTTTTGGCGGCGGTGTTCTTTTTGTTCAGCCGTGGCCTGCACCTGTCGGTGGAGTTCACGGGCGGCACGCTGATGGAAGTCAGCTACAGCCAGCCTGCTGATCTCAATGCCGTTCGCGACCAAATCGCCAAGCTCGGTTTCTCCGACGTGCAAGTGCAAAACTTTGGCACCGCCCGCGATGTGATGATCCGCATGCCTGCGGTCAAAGGCCAAAGTTCTGCACAGCAAAGCGAACAAGTGCTGAATGCACTCAAAGCCACCGACGCCAACGTGCAGTTGCGCCGCACCGAATTCGTGGGCCCCCAAGTGGGCGACGAGTTAGCGGTTGACGGCCTCAAGGCTTTGGCCTTTGTGATTGTGGGCATCATGATTTATTTGGCCATGCGCTTTGAGTGGAAGTTTGCGGTGGCTGCCATCATTGCGAACTTGCACGACGTGGTCATCATCTTGGGCTTCTTCGCGTTCTTCCAGTGGGAGTTCTCGCTGCCGGTGTTGGCCGCGGTGTTGGCCGTGCTGGGCTACTCAGTGAACGAATCGGTGGTGATCTTTGACCGTATCCGCGAGAACTTTCGCCGCTACCGCAAGATGGACACGGTTGAGATCATCGACAACGCCATCACCTCTACCATCAGCCGCACCATCATCACCCACGGTTGTACGCAGCTCATGGTGTTGTCGATGTTGCTGTTTGGTGGCGCCACGTTGCATTACTTTGCATTGGCGCTGACTATCGGCATTTGCTTTGGCATTTACTCATCGGTGTTCGTGGCCGCAGCCATCGCCATGTGGCTGGGCATTCGCCGTGAAGACCTGATCAAACACACCACCAAAGTGGCGGGCGATCCGGATGACGAAAATTCGGGTGCGGTGGTTTAA
- the yajC gene encoding preprotein translocase subunit YajC: MLISSAFAQTAPAAAAGNDIMSSLQGMLPLVLMFVVLYFVMIRPQMKRQKEHKAMIEAIAKGDEIATAGGLLGKVTKLAEATVTIEIAAGVEVQLQRQAVVQVLPKGTL, translated from the coding sequence GTGTTGATTTCTTCTGCTTTTGCCCAAACCGCTCCTGCCGCTGCTGCAGGCAACGACATCATGTCTTCTCTCCAAGGCATGTTGCCTTTGGTGTTGATGTTTGTGGTGTTGTACTTCGTGATGATTCGTCCACAAATGAAGCGTCAAAAAGAACACAAAGCCATGATCGAGGCCATCGCCAAAGGCGACGAAATCGCCACCGCTGGCGGCTTGCTCGGCAAGGTGACCAAGTTGGCTGAAGCCACGGTGACCATCGAAATCGCGGCTGGCGTGGAAGTGCAATTGCAACGCCAAGCCGTGGTGCAAGTGCTGCCCAAAGGTACTTTGTAA
- a CDS encoding T6SS phospholipase effector Tle1-like catalytic domain-containing protein, whose protein sequence is MKVCTALDKPNITKPAEHPRAMGHKCEFILNIGLFFDGTGNNWYEDAAGQGHSNVARLWQAYKDNPMEGFFAHYAPGVGTPFKDIGEEGRSVFGAGFGWGGEPRIVWGLLQVLNSMHMFLKSNQELFNDKQIKALCSNTTVPSSFADSSAASLTEAQTILDGLGLRTGLVDNWSTRHAFMSECAGKLTMLHNDPKTSIQLTGINLDVFGFSRGAAQARVFCNWLQQGLLVNGKMFGVPAHIRMLGIFDTVASVGTGSSGHGDWSSSKNLRIPADSVVKNCVHFVALHELRKSFPLESVRVNGALPSHCNEHVYPGTHSDVGGGYQPGEQGKALAVKQETTLIKADHLKLSQLTLNDMLAAALKTVPRYTEDSPWLEFENEKSRDYDTARDLDLPRQFLLPQYTKQAVADYFSAVGVGPSLPLVPLIQSHSLAYLAWRYRVTVRRGFDALDSVKRAHEFDSARVSFYKKGQALLEEQIRLMRSWSPEKTMGYHAKAGEIYEAIQSIRSTDAKEHFFDDWVHDSFAGFLQSLGRAHIVVENECYLRHRGIYMGEDDRVATLHFDPDELNNASEPKAKYA, encoded by the coding sequence ATGAAGGTCTGTACAGCTCTAGACAAACCCAACATCACCAAACCCGCCGAACACCCACGAGCAATGGGGCACAAGTGCGAGTTCATTCTCAACATTGGCCTGTTCTTTGATGGCACGGGTAACAACTGGTACGAAGATGCAGCAGGCCAAGGGCATAGCAATGTGGCGAGGCTTTGGCAAGCTTATAAAGACAATCCAATGGAAGGCTTCTTTGCTCACTACGCCCCTGGTGTCGGAACACCTTTTAAAGACATTGGAGAAGAAGGTAGATCAGTATTTGGGGCGGGTTTTGGCTGGGGCGGAGAACCTCGCATTGTTTGGGGACTGCTGCAAGTGCTTAACTCGATGCACATGTTTTTAAAGAGCAATCAGGAGCTTTTTAACGACAAACAAATTAAGGCTCTGTGCAGCAACACCACAGTCCCCAGCAGCTTTGCAGATTCAAGCGCTGCTTCACTGACAGAAGCCCAAACCATCTTGGACGGCTTAGGCTTGCGTACCGGCTTGGTCGACAACTGGAGCACCCGCCACGCATTCATGTCTGAATGCGCTGGCAAGCTCACCATGCTGCACAACGACCCTAAGACATCTATCCAACTCACGGGCATCAACTTGGATGTGTTTGGCTTCTCGCGCGGTGCCGCACAAGCGCGGGTATTTTGCAACTGGCTGCAACAGGGTTTGTTGGTCAACGGCAAGATGTTTGGTGTACCAGCGCATATTCGTATGTTGGGCATTTTTGACACAGTGGCCTCGGTGGGGACTGGGTCAAGTGGACATGGCGATTGGAGCAGTTCAAAAAACTTGCGCATACCAGCCGATTCGGTGGTGAAAAACTGTGTGCACTTTGTGGCGTTGCATGAGCTGAGGAAGAGCTTTCCGCTAGAAAGCGTGCGAGTAAACGGTGCGCTGCCCAGCCATTGCAACGAGCATGTGTACCCAGGCACCCACAGCGATGTGGGTGGTGGCTATCAGCCAGGTGAGCAAGGCAAAGCCCTGGCGGTGAAGCAAGAAACAACGCTGATAAAAGCGGATCACTTGAAGCTGTCGCAACTGACATTGAACGACATGCTGGCTGCGGCGCTTAAAACTGTGCCTCGCTATACCGAAGACAGCCCTTGGCTTGAGTTTGAGAATGAAAAAAGTCGTGACTACGATACAGCGCGTGATTTAGATTTGCCGCGCCAATTTTTATTACCTCAGTACACCAAGCAAGCAGTTGCTGACTATTTTTCTGCAGTCGGTGTAGGCCCTAGCCTACCCCTAGTACCACTGATTCAATCTCACAGCTTGGCATATTTGGCATGGCGTTACCGAGTGACTGTGCGACGTGGCTTTGATGCGCTAGACAGCGTCAAGCGTGCCCACGAATTTGACTCCGCACGTGTATCGTTTTACAAAAAAGGCCAAGCACTGCTTGAAGAGCAGATTCGTCTCATGCGCAGTTGGTCTCCCGAAAAAACAATGGGCTATCACGCCAAAGCAGGTGAGATTTACGAGGCCATTCAAAGCATTCGGTCCACAGATGCCAAAGAGCATTTTTTTGACGATTGGGTACACGATTCGTTTGCAGGATTTTTGCAAAGCCTAGGCCGTGCGCACATAGTGGTTGAAAACGAGTGTTATTTGCGCCACCGTGGCATCTATATGGGCGAAGACGACCGTGTGGCCACACTGCACTTTGACCCAGATGAATTGAATAATGCTTCAGAACCAAAGGCTAAATACGCTTAA
- a CDS encoding indolepyruvate ferredoxin oxidoreductase family protein gives MNAPMSDSLRRALDTVTLDDKYSLDVGRAFMSGVQALVKLPMLQRQRDALQGKNTAGFISGYRGSPLGTYDQSLWKAKPYLEAQNIVFQPGVNEELAATALWGTQQLGFAPQGSNKFDGVFGIWYGKGPGVDRCSDVFKHANMAGTTPWGGVLAIAGDDHVAKSSTAVHQSDHIFKACGTPVFFPSSVQEILDLGLHAIAMSRFSGVWSGMKTIQEIVESSSTAVIDPHRVNIVIPEFEMPAGGLHIRWPDTALEQEARLFDYKWYAALAYVRANRLNHNVIEGPNDRLGLITSGKAYNDTRQALLDLGLDDDTCRRLGIRLHKVAVVWPLDAQLTREFAQGLQEILVIEEKRQVIEYQLKEELYNWRADVRPNVLGKFNDMGGDQGPDSLFGGGGEWSMPNPSANTLLRANADLNPALIAKAIAQRVLKLGVDADTTARINAQLAIITAKEQAMTAVTLKADRMPWFCSGCPHNTSTKVPEGSRAMAGIGCHFMVLWMDRDTHGFTQMGGEGVPWVGQQPFVNDQHIFANLGDGTYFHSGILAIRQSIAAGVNITYKLLYNDAVAMTGGQRVGERPEGHSVLQIAQSMKAEGAQRITVVTDEPEKYEGVGLVDGVAVFHRDELDHIQREMREIKGCTVIIYDQTCATEKRRRRKRGTMADPALRVMINELVCEGCGDCGVQSNCMSVEPLETEFGRKRTINQSTCNKDISCVKGFCPSFVTVEGGSLKKKAKGVSRMALPALELPEPKLPDTTHAWGMVVAGVGGTGVITIGQLLGMAAHIEGKGVVTQDAAGLAQKGGATWSHVLIANHPDDIRTTRVGLAAADLVIGCDPIVVAGKETLQRMRAGRTHVALNAHSAPTAAFVRNANWENPGEACVAEIVHTVGTEGVSAFDADRVATQVLGDSIFVNPMVLGFAWQKGWVPLGREALMRAMELNDMAVAQNKAAFEWGRHCAVHWEAVQALLAPEQVVQFHKPEGVDALIAKRVAFLTDYQNAAYANRYRALVERVREAEVPLHKTTLTEAVARNLFKLMAYKDEYEVARLHTDTAFLQKIDGMFEGNYTLNYHLAPPLTAKTNAKGELQKQKFGPLMLTGFKVLKRFKWLRGSALDVFGYTEERRTERALIQQYRTSVDVLVSQLNASNHALAVEIARIPEQIKGFGHVKARHLAAAREKWNSLKAQWSTQN, from the coding sequence CGACAAATACAGCCTCGATGTGGGCCGTGCGTTCATGAGTGGTGTGCAAGCGCTGGTCAAGCTGCCCATGTTGCAGCGCCAACGCGATGCGCTGCAAGGCAAAAACACAGCCGGCTTTATCAGCGGTTATCGCGGTTCACCCCTGGGTACGTATGACCAATCGTTGTGGAAAGCCAAGCCTTACTTAGAAGCGCAAAACATTGTGTTTCAGCCGGGTGTCAACGAAGAGTTGGCGGCTACCGCGTTGTGGGGCACGCAGCAGCTCGGCTTTGCGCCACAAGGCAGCAACAAGTTTGATGGTGTGTTTGGCATTTGGTATGGCAAGGGCCCGGGCGTGGACCGTTGCTCGGATGTGTTCAAACACGCCAACATGGCAGGCACCACCCCGTGGGGCGGCGTGCTGGCCATTGCTGGTGACGACCATGTGGCCAAAAGCTCCACCGCTGTTCACCAAAGCGACCACATTTTCAAAGCTTGCGGCACGCCCGTGTTCTTTCCGAGCAGCGTGCAAGAAATTTTGGATTTGGGTTTGCACGCGATTGCCATGAGCCGTTTCAGCGGTGTGTGGTCGGGCATGAAGACGATTCAAGAAATTGTGGAGTCCAGTTCTACCGCGGTGATTGACCCGCACCGTGTGAACATCGTCATCCCTGAGTTTGAAATGCCTGCGGGCGGCTTGCACATCCGCTGGCCCGATACCGCGTTGGAGCAAGAAGCGCGTTTGTTTGACTACAAGTGGTACGCGGCCCTTGCGTATGTGCGTGCCAATCGTTTGAACCACAACGTCATCGAAGGACCGAATGACCGTTTGGGCTTGATCACCAGTGGCAAGGCCTACAACGACACGCGCCAAGCTTTGCTTGACTTGGGGTTGGACGACGACACCTGCCGCCGCTTGGGCATTCGCTTGCACAAGGTGGCCGTGGTGTGGCCGTTGGACGCGCAGCTCACACGCGAGTTTGCCCAGGGCTTGCAAGAAATTTTGGTGATTGAAGAAAAGCGCCAAGTCATTGAGTACCAACTCAAAGAAGAGCTGTACAACTGGCGCGCCGATGTGCGCCCCAATGTGCTGGGCAAGTTCAACGACATGGGCGGTGACCAAGGGCCAGACAGCCTCTTCGGCGGTGGCGGCGAATGGTCCATGCCCAACCCCAGCGCCAACACCTTGTTGCGCGCCAATGCCGACTTGAACCCCGCACTCATTGCCAAGGCCATTGCGCAACGCGTCTTGAAGCTCGGCGTGGATGCCGACACCACCGCACGCATCAACGCGCAGCTGGCCATCATCACGGCCAAAGAACAAGCCATGACGGCGGTCACGTTAAAGGCTGACCGCATGCCTTGGTTCTGTTCCGGCTGTCCGCACAACACCTCCACCAAAGTGCCCGAAGGCTCACGCGCCATGGCCGGCATCGGTTGCCATTTCATGGTGTTGTGGATGGACCGCGACACCCATGGCTTCACACAAATGGGTGGCGAGGGCGTGCCTTGGGTGGGCCAGCAGCCGTTTGTGAACGACCAACACATCTTCGCCAACTTGGGCGATGGCACGTACTTCCACAGCGGCATCCTGGCGATTCGCCAAAGCATTGCGGCGGGTGTGAACATCACCTACAAGCTGCTCTACAACGATGCGGTGGCGATGACGGGTGGCCAACGCGTGGGCGAAAGGCCAGAGGGTCACAGCGTTTTGCAAATCGCGCAAAGCATGAAGGCCGAAGGCGCGCAACGCATCACCGTGGTGACGGATGAGCCCGAAAAATACGAAGGCGTGGGTTTGGTCGATGGCGTGGCGGTGTTCCACCGCGATGAGCTGGATCACATTCAACGTGAGATGCGGGAGATCAAAGGTTGCACCGTCATCATCTATGACCAAACTTGCGCCACCGAAAAACGCCGCCGTCGCAAACGCGGCACCATGGCCGATCCAGCCTTGCGCGTGATGATCAACGAACTCGTGTGCGAAGGCTGCGGTGACTGCGGCGTGCAAAGCAACTGCATGAGTGTGGAGCCACTCGAAACCGAGTTCGGTCGCAAACGCACCATCAACCAAAGCACGTGCAACAAAGACATCAGTTGCGTGAAAGGCTTTTGCCCGAGCTTCGTCACGGTGGAAGGCGGCAGCTTGAAAAAGAAAGCCAAGGGCGTGTCGCGCATGGCACTGCCTGCGCTTGAATTGCCCGAACCCAAGCTGCCCGACACCACCCACGCGTGGGGCATGGTGGTGGCAGGGGTGGGTGGCACGGGGGTCATCACCATTGGCCAGTTGTTGGGTATGGCCGCGCACATCGAAGGCAAAGGCGTGGTCACGCAAGACGCAGCGGGTCTTGCGCAAAAAGGCGGTGCCACTTGGAGCCATGTGTTGATTGCCAACCACCCAGATGACATTCGTACCACGCGTGTGGGTCTTGCTGCGGCAGACCTCGTGATTGGTTGCGACCCCATCGTGGTGGCCGGCAAAGAAACCTTGCAACGCATGCGTGCAGGGCGCACCCATGTGGCGCTCAACGCGCACAGCGCACCCACCGCAGCTTTTGTGCGCAATGCCAACTGGGAGAACCCCGGTGAAGCGTGCGTAGCCGAAATCGTGCACACCGTGGGCACCGAGGGCGTGAGCGCCTTTGATGCAGACCGCGTGGCCACGCAAGTGCTGGGCGACAGCATTTTTGTGAACCCCATGGTCTTGGGCTTTGCTTGGCAAAAAGGTTGGGTCCCATTGGGACGCGAAGCCTTGATGCGCGCGATGGAACTCAACGACATGGCCGTTGCACAAAACAAAGCCGCGTTTGAATGGGGCCGTCATTGCGCGGTGCATTGGGAGGCCGTGCAAGCGTTGCTCGCGCCTGAACAAGTGGTGCAATTCCACAAGCCTGAAGGCGTCGATGCGCTCATTGCCAAGCGCGTGGCATTTCTCACCGACTACCAAAACGCGGCTTATGCCAACCGCTACCGTGCGCTGGTTGAGCGTGTGCGTGAGGCGGAGGTGCCGCTGCACAAAACCACGCTGACCGAAGCGGTGGCACGCAACCTTTTCAAACTCATGGCCTACAAAGATGAGTACGAAGTGGCGCGCTTGCACACCGACACCGCTTTCTTGCAAAAGATCGACGGGATGTTTGAAGGCAACTACACGCTCAACTACCACTTGGCCCCGCCGTTGACCGCCAAGACCAACGCCAAGGGCGAATTGCAAAAGCAAAAGTTTGGACCGCTCATGCTGACGGGCTTCAAAGTGCTCAAACGTTTCAAGTGGCTCAGAGGCAGCGCTTTGGATGTGTTTGGGTACACCGAAGAGCGCCGCACCGAGCGTGCCCTCATCCAGCAATACCGCACAAGTGTGGATGTGTTGGTGAGCCAGCTCAACGCCAGCAACCATGCGTTGGCGGTCGAGATCGCGCGAATCCCTGAACAAATCAAGGGATTTGGCCATGTCAAAGCGCGCCACTTGGCGGCTGCCCGTGAGAAGTGGAACAGCTTGAAAGCCCAGTGGTCGACTCAGAACTGA
- the secD gene encoding protein translocase subunit SecD, which translates to MNRYPLWKYAIIVIALLVGSIYTLPNFFGEAPAVQVSAAKSSVKVDLAVQDRVQAALAAANLTPDVVTLDNGSLKVRFDSTDNQLKAKDAIQHALVPDANDASYVVALNLLARSPAWLTSLNAAPMYLGLDLRGGVHFMLQVDMPAALTKKAESLAGDIRTGLREKNVRHSGISRNNQTIEIRFRDMETLEAAQRVIQDQFLDLQTTSAPDGADVKLTAVINPVAAKRVQEQAIKQNITTLHNRINELGVAEPVIQQQGTDRIVVQLPGVQDTAKAKDILGRTATLEIRMVDDSAEARSAEFGNGPVPFGTERFMDRSGQAVIVKKQVILTGENLTDAQPGFDNQNQEAAVHLTLDAKGARIFKDVTRESVGKRMAILLFEKGKGEVVTAPVIRSEIGGGRVQISGRMSTVEANDTALLLRAGSLAAPMEIIEERTIGPSLGAENIAKGFDSVTWGFVAVTAFMCVYYMLFGLFSSVSLAVNLLLLVAVLSMLQATLTLPGMAAMALVLGMAIDANVLINERVREELRNGASAQSAIHAGYDRAWATILDSNVTTLIAGLALLAFGSGPVRGFAVVHCLGILTSMFSAVFFSRGLVNVWYGRQKKLQSVSIGTVWRA; encoded by the coding sequence ATGAACCGTTACCCCCTTTGGAAGTACGCGATCATCGTGATCGCTTTGTTGGTTGGCAGCATCTACACGCTGCCTAACTTTTTTGGCGAAGCGCCTGCGGTGCAGGTGTCGGCTGCCAAGTCGTCCGTCAAAGTTGATCTTGCGGTGCAAGACCGTGTGCAAGCGGCTTTGGCAGCTGCCAACCTCACCCCCGATGTGGTGACGTTGGACAACGGCTCGCTCAAAGTGCGCTTTGACAGCACGGACAACCAGCTCAAAGCCAAGGACGCGATACAGCATGCCTTGGTGCCCGACGCGAACGATGCTTCATACGTTGTGGCTTTGAATTTGTTGGCCCGCTCACCCGCGTGGCTGACCTCGCTCAATGCCGCGCCCATGTATTTGGGTTTGGATTTGCGCGGTGGCGTGCACTTCATGTTGCAAGTGGACATGCCTGCGGCGCTGACCAAAAAGGCGGAGTCCTTGGCAGGTGACATCCGCACAGGTTTGCGCGAAAAGAACGTGCGCCACAGCGGCATCAGCCGCAACAACCAAACCATCGAGATTCGTTTCCGCGATATGGAAACGCTCGAAGCTGCTCAACGCGTGATTCAAGATCAGTTCTTGGATTTGCAAACCACCAGCGCCCCCGATGGCGCTGACGTCAAGCTCACCGCGGTGATCAACCCCGTAGCTGCCAAGCGCGTGCAAGAGCAAGCCATCAAACAAAACATCACCACCTTGCACAACCGTATCAACGAGTTGGGCGTGGCCGAGCCCGTGATTCAACAGCAAGGCACCGACCGCATCGTGGTGCAACTGCCTGGCGTGCAAGACACGGCCAAGGCCAAAGACATTTTGGGTCGCACGGCCACGTTGGAAATCCGCATGGTGGACGACAGCGCCGAAGCCCGCAGTGCTGAGTTTGGCAACGGTCCCGTGCCGTTTGGCACCGAGCGCTTCATGGACCGCAGCGGTCAAGCGGTGATCGTGAAAAAGCAAGTCATCTTGACGGGCGAAAACCTCACCGACGCACAGCCCGGCTTTGACAACCAAAACCAAGAAGCGGCAGTGCACCTGACGCTCGACGCCAAAGGCGCACGCATCTTCAAAGACGTGACGCGTGAAAGCGTGGGCAAACGCATGGCCATCTTGCTGTTTGAAAAAGGCAAGGGCGAAGTCGTCACTGCGCCTGTGATTCGCAGTGAAATCGGCGGTGGACGTGTGCAAATTTCGGGGCGCATGAGCACCGTGGAAGCCAACGACACCGCGTTGCTGTTGCGCGCTGGCTCGCTGGCTGCACCGATGGAAATCATCGAAGAACGCACCATCGGCCCAAGCCTCGGCGCTGAAAACATCGCCAAAGGTTTTGACTCGGTCACCTGGGGCTTTGTGGCCGTGACGGCCTTCATGTGTGTGTACTACATGCTGTTTGGCCTGTTCTCCAGCGTGTCGCTGGCCGTGAACTTGCTGCTCTTGGTCGCGGTGCTCTCGATGCTGCAAGCCACGCTCACCTTGCCCGGCATGGCCGCGATGGCTTTGGTGTTGGGTATGGCGATTGACGCCAACGTGCTGATCAACGAACGCGTGCGCGAAGAGTTGCGCAACGGTGCGTCAGCGCAGTCTGCCATTCACGCCGGTTATGACCGTGCATGGGCCACCATCCTTGACTCCAACGTCACCACCCTGATTGCCGGCTTGGCCTTGTTGGCTTTTGGTTCTGGTCCTGTGCGCGGCTTTGCCGTGGTGCATTGCTTGGGCATCTTGACCAGCATGTTCTCTGCGGTGTTCTTCTCGCGTGGCTTGGTCAACGTTTGGTATGGCCGCCAAAAGAAATTGCAAAGCGTGTCGATTGGCACCGTGTGGCGCGCCTGA